One Deltaproteobacteria bacterium genomic window carries:
- a CDS encoding tetratricopeptide repeat protein has product MSPGKFGGAEISRSLSVDYYNRGTAYIRTDQNDRAITNLTRAIELNPRFVQAYLNRGHAYNRKGQFDRAIADYGRSIELDPKLTLAYYNRGTAYFKKERNREAVADLSRAIELNPNLAHAYLNRGSAYYAMEKYERSIPDFSRALELNPDLAYAYLNRGGAHYITGKYDRAVSDYSKLIEIDSGFALAYFDRGLAFYRMGELDRAISDFNRALEINPELTDSLLHRGDAYSIKREFALALADFSMVLERDPENAIAYYGRAKANYRMGRYGKAFADMFRAGFFWLKR; this is encoded by the coding sequence TGGAGGCGCCGAGATCAGCCGCTCCCTCTCCGTTGACTATTACAACAGGGGAACTGCGTACATAAGGACGGACCAGAACGACCGGGCGATCACAAACCTTACGCGGGCGATCGAGCTGAACCCGCGCTTCGTGCAGGCCTACCTGAACCGGGGCCACGCCTACAACAGGAAAGGCCAGTTCGACCGGGCGATCGCGGATTACGGAAGGTCGATAGAGCTCGACCCGAAGCTCACCCTCGCCTACTACAACCGGGGGACGGCCTACTTCAAGAAGGAAAGGAACCGGGAGGCGGTAGCAGACCTGAGCAGGGCGATCGAGCTGAACCCGAATCTCGCCCACGCCTACCTGAACCGGGGGAGCGCCTACTACGCCATGGAGAAGTACGAGCGCTCGATACCCGATTTCTCCCGCGCTCTGGAGCTCAACCCCGACCTGGCCTATGCGTACCTGAACCGGGGTGGGGCTCACTACATCACGGGAAAGTATGACCGGGCCGTATCCGACTACAGCAAGCTCATCGAGATCGATTCGGGGTTTGCGCTGGCCTATTTCGACAGGGGCCTGGCCTTCTATCGCATGGGGGAACTCGACCGGGCAATCTCCGATTTCAACCGGGCACTCGAGATCAACCCGGAACTGACCGATTCCCTCCTCCACCGGGGAGATGCCTACAGTATAAAGAGAGAGTTTGCCCTCGCCCTTGCCGATTTTTCCATGGTCCTCGAAAGGGACCCGGAAAACGCAATTGCCTATTACGGCAGGGCAAAAGCCAACTACCGCATGGGAAGGTACGGAAAAGCCTTCGCAGACATGTTCCGGGCGGGATTTTTCTGGCTCAAAAGGTAA
- the msrA gene encoding peptide-methionine (S)-S-oxide reductase MsrA, whose translation MTGKKGTTEGKVEKATFAGGCFWCMEHPFDALEGVLSTTSGYTGGHKADPAYEEVLTGTTGHAEAVEVAFDPAKVSYGELLDVFWRNIDPTAENRQFADVGTQYRTAIFYHSEEQRREAEESKERIKKSGRFDGPIVTEISPASAFHPAEDYHQGYYRKNPIRYGLYRQGSGRDRFLSKVWGKDR comes from the coding sequence ATGACAGGCAAGAAAGGCACGACAGAGGGAAAGGTGGAAAAAGCGACGTTCGCGGGTGGCTGCTTCTGGTGCATGGAGCACCCCTTTGATGCATTGGAGGGGGTTCTGTCTACGACATCGGGATACACGGGAGGCCACAAGGCCGACCCTGCCTACGAGGAGGTCTTAACCGGAACGACGGGCCACGCCGAGGCAGTCGAGGTTGCCTTCGATCCCGCAAAGGTAAGCTACGGGGAACTCCTGGACGTCTTCTGGAGAAACATAGACCCCACGGCAGAAAACAGGCAGTTTGCCGATGTGGGCACCCAGTACCGGACCGCCATCTTTTACCACAGCGAGGAGCAGAGACGGGAGGCGGAAGAGTCGAAGGAAAGAATCAAAAAGTCGGGAAGGTTCGACGGTCCCATCGTCACGGAAATATCCCCCGCCTCGGCATTTCACCCCGCCGAGGACTATCACCAGGGCTACTACCGGAAGAACCCCATCAGGTACGGGCTCTACCGGCAGGGGTCCGGAAGGGACCGGTTTTTGAGCAAGGTGTGGGGGAAGGACCGGTGA
- a CDS encoding B12-binding domain-containing radical SAM protein, which produces MKVALVNTNRMKPPIAPIGLEYVAESLRGGGHDVEVLDLCFAEDPAAAIASFFKSSDHRLVGATLRNTDDCAFTSRESFLG; this is translated from the coding sequence TTGAAAGTCGCACTGGTAAATACCAACCGGATGAAACCTCCCATCGCTCCCATCGGCCTCGAGTACGTGGCCGAGTCACTGAGAGGTGGAGGCCACGACGTGGAGGTCCTCGACCTGTGCTTTGCCGAGGACCCTGCCGCCGCCATCGCGTCCTTCTTCAAGAGTTCCGACCACCGCCTGGTGGGGGCCACCCTGAGAAACACCGACGACTGCGCTTTCACGAGCAGGGAATCCTTCCTCGG
- a CDS encoding radical SAM protein — KESWLDLPNLVRKSEEGFQRNPPLFFDLKRLPSMTRSFVDNGRYFREGGQAGVETKRGCPRDCIYCADPVAKGKNVRTRPPREVADELEHLVRQGIDAVHLCDSEFNIPLWHALAVCKEISSRGLADRLRWYTYCSPVPFSRKLARKMAGAGCAGINFGVDSGDHTMLLALGRSHTPGDIRAAVDFCREEGITVMLDLLIGAPGESRESIMRTVDLMKEVNPDRVGVAAGVRVYPGTSLSRMVESGSLHEGITGGENIHDPLFFMEPKIGDNVFAFLDHLIGDDERFFFFDPDSPKRNYNYNANQRLAEAIEKG, encoded by the coding sequence AAAAGAGAGCTGGCTCGACCTCCCCAACCTCGTCAGAAAGAGTGAAGAGGGGTTCCAGCGCAACCCTCCCCTCTTTTTCGACCTCAAGAGGCTGCCGTCCATGACGCGGAGTTTCGTCGACAACGGGCGCTATTTCAGGGAGGGTGGCCAGGCAGGGGTCGAGACCAAGCGCGGATGCCCCCGCGACTGCATATACTGCGCCGACCCCGTGGCCAAGGGGAAAAACGTGCGGACCAGGCCCCCACGTGAGGTGGCAGACGAACTCGAACACCTCGTGCGCCAGGGTATCGACGCCGTGCACCTGTGCGACAGCGAGTTCAACATTCCCCTGTGGCACGCCCTCGCGGTGTGCAAGGAAATCTCCAGCCGGGGCCTGGCAGATCGGCTCAGGTGGTACACGTACTGCTCGCCGGTTCCCTTCTCCCGGAAACTCGCACGGAAGATGGCCGGCGCCGGCTGCGCGGGAATCAACTTCGGCGTCGACAGCGGAGACCATACCATGCTCCTTGCTCTCGGGCGCTCCCACACCCCGGGAGATATTCGGGCCGCCGTTGATTTCTGCAGGGAGGAGGGCATAACCGTCATGCTCGACCTTCTGATCGGGGCCCCGGGCGAGTCGCGGGAGAGCATCATGCGCACCGTCGACCTCATGAAGGAGGTTAACCCCGACCGGGTGGGAGTCGCCGCCGGCGTCCGGGTCTATCCCGGGACCAGTCTTTCCCGTATGGTGGAAAGCGGGAGCCTCCATGAAGGCATAACCGGAGGCGAAAACATTCACGACCCCCTCTTTTTCATGGAGCCGAAAATCGGAGATAACGTCTTCGCGTTCCTCGACCACCTCATCGGCGACGACGAAAGGTTCTTCTTTTTCGACCCGGACAGCCCGAAGAGAAACTACAACTACAATGCAAACCAGCGGCTCGCGGAGGCCATAGAAAAAGG
- a CDS encoding metallophosphoesterase, protein MAAKKRNINASDISPRFLGLIGFCCLYIFFKAKGAFSLGPGLSLGLFLPFLAVCLVLPAAVHITLRRGGPSRAARIAFWAGYSWMGFVLLFLFVTTSIDIATLLLGTASALANNVPDIVSTSQMDRFILSLFLSIVLSGYALMEAYFPRVKRVVIETEKLPRSVDRLRIAQISDVHLGPVVGKRRAQRIAAKIADVTPHILVSTGDLIDSRPAYLSGLEGIFKGIQAPLGKFAVVGNHEVSAGLDKSIAFMEEAGFRVLRNETAVAGGIIRIAGADDKAAGKDADGLRYCRGPGENGAGLFTLYLKHRPPPGNTGDGVDFDLQLSGHTHGGQLFPFRYVTLGYYPKLRGLYSLEQGKLLYVTPGAGTWGPPMRFLTPPEITVIELVGARTSTG, encoded by the coding sequence GTGGCGGCGAAGAAGCGTAATATAAACGCATCCGACATCTCCCCCAGGTTCCTGGGGCTCATCGGGTTTTGCTGTCTCTACATATTTTTCAAGGCAAAAGGGGCGTTCTCCCTCGGCCCGGGTCTGTCGCTCGGCCTGTTTCTGCCCTTCCTGGCAGTCTGCCTCGTCCTGCCCGCCGCCGTTCACATCACCCTCCGGAGGGGGGGGCCGTCGCGGGCTGCCCGAATCGCTTTCTGGGCCGGCTATTCCTGGATGGGCTTCGTGCTCCTGTTCCTCTTCGTCACCACATCCATCGACATCGCAACGCTCTTGCTCGGCACGGCCAGCGCGCTTGCAAACAATGTCCCCGATATCGTATCCACGAGCCAGATGGACAGGTTCATCCTGTCACTTTTTTTGTCAATCGTCCTGAGCGGCTACGCACTCATGGAGGCTTACTTTCCCCGGGTCAAACGGGTCGTGATAGAGACCGAAAAGCTGCCCCGCAGCGTGGACCGTCTGCGGATAGCCCAGATTTCCGATGTCCACCTGGGGCCCGTGGTGGGAAAAAGGAGGGCGCAGCGGATCGCCGCGAAAATCGCTGATGTAACCCCCCACATCCTCGTGTCGACGGGTGACCTCATCGATTCCAGGCCGGCATATCTTTCCGGGCTGGAGGGGATATTCAAAGGTATCCAGGCGCCCCTTGGAAAGTTCGCCGTCGTGGGGAACCACGAGGTATCGGCAGGGCTGGATAAGTCGATCGCGTTCATGGAAGAGGCGGGGTTCCGGGTCCTGCGCAACGAAACTGCCGTTGCCGGGGGGATCATCCGCATCGCCGGAGCAGACGATAAGGCCGCCGGTAAAGATGCGGATGGACTGAGATACTGCCGTGGGCCGGGGGAAAATGGCGCGGGCCTGTTCACCCTCTACCTGAAACACCGCCCTCCCCCGGGAAACACCGGGGACGGCGTCGACTTCGACCTCCAGCTGTCAGGCCATACCCACGGGGGACAGCTCTTTCCCTTCCGGTACGTCACGCTGGGATATTACCCCAAGCTCAGGGGGCTTTACTCGCTCGAGCAGGGAAAGCTGCTCTACGTCACCCCCGGCGCCGGAACGTGGGGGCCGCCCATGAGGTTCCTCACACCGCCCGAAATTACCGTCATCGAGCTCGTGGGCGCACGAACCAGCACCGGCTGA
- a CDS encoding thioesterase → MKEPLKEGLTFTFQYTVPEEKTVPYIFPESPEFQVMPRVFTTGFMVGLFEWACIVAINPHIDWPREQTVGIDIKVSHLAATPPGFTVTVSGKLEKVEGRKLTFSIVADDGVDKISEG, encoded by the coding sequence ATGAAGGAACCGCTCAAGGAAGGTCTGACGTTCACATTCCAGTACACGGTACCGGAGGAGAAAACGGTGCCCTATATTTTCCCGGAGTCTCCCGAGTTTCAGGTCATGCCCAGGGTATTTACCACAGGGTTTATGGTGGGGCTTTTCGAATGGGCCTGTATCGTTGCGATCAATCCCCACATAGACTGGCCGCGGGAACAGACCGTGGGAATCGATATCAAGGTAAGCCACCTGGCTGCGACTCCCCCCGGTTTTACCGTGACCGTCAGCGGGAAGCTTGAGAAGGTCGAGGGCCGGAAGCTCACCTTTTCCATCGTCGCCGACGATGGCGTGGACAAGATTTCCGAGGG
- a CDS encoding tetratricopeptide repeat protein yields the protein MTLFLANAASAQVPYAAEDAFYQGVYHALNKNFTRAKETFEESLAIDPTYYRPKEGLKAIAALMGKKIDLETAELFFKGLSLEKERTMEEALAAFDEVIARDPGFPLSYFMRGNAYDTGGRYELAIADFSRAIELDPDYGDAYNSRGLSYYKSGLYGRAIYDFSAVINLNPGYAAAYYNRGLAYYKNGQYERAEKNITLAIEANPDDIAAYRARGTAFLAVGETNRAIADFNRAVEIDPAFAEGYFIRGLIYASQDQFVLAIADFDRAVAADPNYAEAYYNRGNAYRDRGQYFKAVADYNRALKIYAGDIDPYNLVVSSFAGELDPIVSDVYYNRGTAHIYKAQYDLAIEDFNGAIAINALDADTYNNRGVAYSKKGEYDRAVLDFDMAISLDKEFAYAYKNRGTAYLAAGKYDQAIDDFNWVTRLDPRLGMPYYDTAIAYEKSGRKKEAIRAYKKFIDTAPPQYETYINRAREKITELSK from the coding sequence TTGACGCTTTTTTTGGCAAACGCGGCATCGGCCCAGGTACCGTATGCCGCAGAGGATGCCTTTTACCAGGGTGTGTACCATGCCCTCAACAAGAATTTTACCCGTGCCAAGGAGACGTTCGAGGAGTCACTTGCCATAGACCCCACCTACTACCGCCCGAAAGAGGGGCTCAAGGCAATCGCCGCCCTGATGGGGAAAAAAATAGATCTGGAGACAGCGGAACTCTTCTTCAAGGGGCTGTCCCTCGAGAAGGAAAGGACGATGGAAGAAGCCCTCGCCGCTTTTGACGAGGTGATAGCAAGGGACCCCGGTTTTCCCCTCTCCTATTTCATGCGGGGCAACGCCTACGACACGGGTGGCCGCTACGAACTCGCCATTGCCGATTTTTCCCGGGCCATCGAGCTGGACCCGGATTACGGAGACGCATACAACAGCAGGGGTCTTTCGTACTACAAGAGCGGCCTCTACGGAAGGGCCATCTATGATTTCAGCGCCGTCATCAACCTCAACCCCGGCTATGCGGCGGCTTACTACAACCGGGGGCTTGCGTACTACAAAAACGGCCAGTACGAGAGGGCCGAAAAAAATATAACCCTTGCCATCGAGGCAAACCCCGATGATATCGCTGCCTACAGAGCCCGGGGAACGGCTTTTCTCGCAGTGGGCGAAACTAACCGGGCCATCGCGGACTTCAACAGAGCGGTGGAGATAGATCCAGCATTCGCCGAGGGGTACTTCATCCGGGGGCTCATCTACGCGAGCCAGGACCAGTTCGTGCTCGCCATCGCAGACTTCGACCGGGCCGTTGCCGCAGATCCAAACTATGCGGAAGCCTACTACAACCGGGGCAATGCATACAGGGACAGAGGCCAGTATTTCAAGGCCGTCGCGGATTACAACAGGGCGCTCAAGATCTATGCCGGAGACATCGACCCCTATAACCTGGTTGTCTCCTCCTTTGCCGGGGAATTGGATCCGATCGTATCGGATGTGTACTACAACCGGGGAACCGCCCACATATACAAAGCTCAGTACGACCTGGCAATAGAGGATTTCAACGGGGCCATCGCCATCAACGCCCTGGATGCTGATACGTACAACAACCGCGGTGTTGCATACAGCAAAAAGGGGGAGTATGACAGGGCAGTACTCGATTTTGACATGGCGATCTCCCTCGATAAAGAGTTTGCCTACGCCTACAAAAACCGGGGGACTGCCTACCTGGCCGCCGGCAAGTATGACCAGGCAATCGACGATTTCAACTGGGTAACGAGACTCGACCCGAGACTGGGCATGCCCTACTATGACACCGCCATCGCCTATGAAAAATCGGGGAGGAAAAAAGAGGCAATACGGGCCTACAAAAAGTTTATCGACACCGCCCCCCCGCAATACGAAACCTACATCAACCGCGCACGGGAGAAGATAACCGAGCTGTCAAAGTGA
- a CDS encoding 4Fe-4S dicluster domain-containing protein, with protein sequence MAKKLVIDQDLCTSCGVCVDLCPGVFQLNEDDLAEVIDPTGASEEEIQEAIDQCPVACIMWEE encoded by the coding sequence ATGGCGAAAAAACTGGTTATCGATCAGGATCTCTGCACCTCATGCGGAGTCTGCGTGGACCTCTGCCCGGGAGTGTTCCAGTTGAACGAAGATGACCTTGCGGAGGTCATCGATCCCACCGGTGCATCTGAAGAAGAAATCCAGGAAGCAATCGATCAGTGCCCGGTAGCCTGTATCATGTGGGAAGAGTAG